The Anguilla rostrata isolate EN2019 chromosome 1, ASM1855537v3, whole genome shotgun sequence nucleotide sequence GGAACATACCTCGAAAGCGTATCAGACATGTATTCAGGGGAGAGGCCACGGAGTGATTTAATAACCAATAGAAAaatcttaaaggagtaccatggtggttgaacgtgacacttcccagttgtcttcaggcaacaacaaaacaaaggtgcataattttttaattcttcagtcattttaatacactttaaaacgtatttttctaagcctaaatttcccacgataaaaattcacccgaaccgtctgggcgtggtaatgataactgtcagttagctatgattgacagaccgtgccccgtttccatagctacccccatgatacgcgctctctttgggagactgaattttcacaagctagctagcttagtagggctagtatatcaagtatcggtagatagctaaggtaaggacgttgacttatatccaattataatttttgatatctagctagccaagttaagataaaagcacaactataacgtcctcataaaagcaaactagcaagctaacgttatcgataacattgtattatgaaagcaaacctcctagctagctaacgttagctagctagctaaatgaatataaccagaaataatctaaaggcactctaatttaagtgaacctaacgttagtcaaatatttgcattgtctgaacagcaggacggtgtgtgctgtcagatttctttacggggcgtggaaatgggagtagttactgtattagtgacgtagaaaaatgacaactttctcaaccggttgaaaataggacgatgaatttaaaacgcatatttcttcaaaaatacagaacggacatatttaatactttgcttattgtgtttcttcaatgcctcttgtgcaaatagcacataaaaccgagaaagtgtgaaaatcaccatggtactcctttaaaagcAAGGCTGAAACTAACAGGCAAACAATAAAGGTACTTTAAAACAGGTGTAATGTGATCTCCCCTTCTGGTCTTGGCCAGGACGTGTGTAGCTGGATTTTGTATTGTCTGCAGTTTGCCTAGAAGTTCATTGGGCCAATCAGACAGGGCAGCATTACAATAATCAGGTCTGCTAGCGATGAAACTGTGCATTACCCTTTCAGAAGTCAGATGTTTATTATGTACTGCGCCAATTACACAACGTACACTGAGCTTTGCTATACGGACATATAAACGGTACACGACAGGCGCAGAAAAACCAGCGCAATTTCTGGCCAGCTCACCTCACACATGTCCGCCCTCTGCGTTGCTGAACTGGCTCTCATGGTGAGCCCCTCTCCTTCActgtccccctccctgcccctgtcTCCCGGTATGGCGGCGCCTGGCTGGGGGGGTGAAGGAGATGGCGGGTGCAGAGCCTCGGTGCAGAACAGGGTGCGCGGGCCATGCAGCTCGCAGAAGTGGCACAAGGCCACGAGAGCATTCATCTACAGGGCAAATGATTGAAACACAGACACCCTCTCACTTAACTGGGCTTCCATATGATACCTGACAGAAAAACATTACTGGGACAGTGTCACAATTTTCCACCGCACACCTGATTACAGGTGAACTCTGAtgccagttaaaaaaataaaataaaaaacatttagatAAGGTATACAATTTAAGATACAAGATGCTTAACGTTTATAACTACTAGATGAGGTTTAACCCTTAGCTTATCAGTGAGAATGGCCTAGCTGTTAGCCAATGGCAACTGAAAAAGAAGCACcattatattaaatgtataacCACAGTCACTAACTGGGCCGCGGCTGCGAACCAGCAGCAGGCACATACGTCTTGGATCAATGACACAGAATGGCCGCCCAGATTCACTGGTCTTCGTTGATCGGAGTGTCTCGTCCATTTACTTAAAGAGCTCATCCTAACTAATATTATCGGTTCATCAACTGattcacacattttacagaGCAGTTAATTTGTGCTGCCTAGCGTTAAGACGATCAAAACCATAAAATAGTATAGTTTACTCTATACTCGGTGTATATGCTTGTCAGCGAACTAGCTAACTAGTCTAAAGACATCACGCTCGACTtaaaattagctagctacatttaaCTGCCCTTTTTGCTATTGTAGCTAGGCTAGGTAGCCaagtaataagaaaaaaagccaACCAAAGGCACCTATAACTGACAAGCAACCAAGAAGATGGATTTTACGTACCCTTAACCGTAAAAACCAAGCTATCAGTTTTGGCTAGCTAATTCAAGACATCTGACGAATCCATACCCACAAAATACAAACtattagctaatgttagccgTCTCGTAACATGAAAATAGATGGAAGCTAGTTAGCTGCCTGGTATTGACAACTTAAAATAGAGATGGTGATACCTTAATTCAACAATTATTCCCGTTTACGACGAATGTACACGTTGCATTGATGAAGTAGTCGGAATTGTCATCACTCTGACAGCTAGTTAAATTAGCTAGcaatatcaaaaaaatatagTTAGCAGTCTATTGCAGCCAGCAACATAGACTCATAACATTTACCCTAGCCCAGTCTTCCTCCTACACGGGTATACATCACATGGTGGCGGCAGTCACGCGCAAAGCACACTGTGTGTATGACTGAGTCATTTctaaatgttagctagctagctactttgTTATTGTTACCAACCCCGGAACTGAGTTAGTTTGATTCTGTAGTCATCGTGTAGAGTACTCCCAATCAGAGCAAtaatacacagacaaacacaagaaaAGTGGAAGAGCTGTCCTTTCAAACGGTAGTTGATATTTATATGTAATAACCACACGcttttgtttgaatgtgtggTTTAGCTTTAGGCTTTCTGGGGTGACAGCTAGCCACTTGTGCTAGCCTAGTTAAGTGCGTTAGTTCAGTTTTGCAGTAGCTAGCTTTTGTCACCAGCttgatttgaaaacaaaaaagttttatgaTCGTAGTGCTAATTTAGCAGAATTTATCGCGTATTATGTAAAACCTGTATAACATGTCTCATTGTGAACAACTAATGGAATGCGAATAGCTGTGTTTCATGAGATGAGTCGCCTGCTAACTATTCTTTAAAACAGATAAGGTTACCTGTACATGCTATATCTTGGTTTGTGGTGATTTTGTGATATGATCCAGACAGATCACGTTAGCTAGGTAAAATAGCTATCAGGAACGAATATGATCTACTAAGTTTTTCATTCTCGTTTTCTGTATACAGCGATGTAATACGCGAGAATACTCGTTTATCTTTCCAGGAAATAACACAACTGCAGTCCAAACTATGGCCGCAGAGCGTGCAAGTTTGCCCTGCGGGTCAGATGAGGACCTCAGAACGAGACCACTGGATGAGCACATGTCCTCCAACGTGGGAGAAAGCCTGAATCCTGGAGAAACTGTGGTGGGGCGTGACAACAAGGCAAAGCCACAGGATGACCTTTCAGGTGAAAGAACAATGTAGTTTTCCCCCCCACAGATGACTAGCTCCGTAATATCACATCGCAGAACCCTGCTTCTGAGGAAACTTCGACACAATGCAATTTACGTTACAACCTACACTGAAAGCAGGACTTTTGTGGGTCTGTTTCTGCGTCGGTAGAAATATCTGCTTTAGATAAACCTCTTTTTTGattctgaatattttatattctttaCTATTTCTCTGACTTTTCCAATGGCTGTCTTCATATAATGTAAGAATTACAAAGAGTTACAAATGACATTAATGTTAACCGTTGTGGAATAACAACTGCTTTGTTTGATAGTTGGTCAAATTAATTCCTgaaattaagaacaaaaattTTGAACATATTTACTAATACATTGCTATAGTCAGATAtactatataaaataatgaaaattctCCAGACATTGCCAATGTACTTGGTCAAGAGCCATATCATGTTTCAAATCATAGACTGCATGTATACAGGTCATATTAAATATATCTTGGTGTTCCTGTATACTTATGATCAAATGTAGTGGATGTagatggtttttgtttttactaatAAATATGGCAACACTCTTTATGCTTATAAAAAGGTTTTTGTagtaaaatttaacaaaatgtattgttttcattaaacaaaattcatagatctaaaaaaagaaaaggaagtaCTGTCCTCTCCTGTGGTGTAGTTTCCCATTCTGCACAGCAGATGGTAGAAAATATCCCTTTGAAGATCAATATCACTATCCTCCAGTTAGACCATGCATGAATTGTTTGGAATTATCACACATTTACGCAGCAATCGCACCCATTAATAaagcttgtctttttttttacagaagacTGACAGGGGTTAGCTggacatgcacaaatgcatggTTGTGAATAGCTGCGTCAGTATTTCGGCCAATCTAATGGACGTGAATGTGGTAGTGGCATTAGGACTGGAAGCTCACTCTCACCCAGCTGAAAGCAAGCTTGGGGCCAGGCTGAAAGGGTGTAGTGTTCAGTGATTACTTGAGTGGCTTCTTCTGCTGCACGCATATGCAACGAGAGGGAGGCAGATATGGAGAAGTGCAGTTTATGAAACTATTCTGTATTCCCCAGGAGCTCTTTAGGTTTCTGGGACTAAGGCATAATTTTACTAATGTGTCTTGAATGTAATTTGGCATCTTTCATATGTTtcatgggtgggggggcatcCTATCATAGCCCAGTCAAGGAGGATAACAAAACACAGCTCTTATGTAATGGCAGCGAGCGTTCCTCGTTCATTTTTCgtattatttaattatctcCAAAATGAATTCACACATACTGTCTTTGGCTCTGTATCACAAGGGTCATGCACACACTGCAATTGTTGGTTACCAATGGCAACACCGCCTCCTCTATATTTTAGACTGCCAGTTTTGAACAGATTGTCTTCATGTGGGTAATTGCACAGAGCGGAGGACAATGTAAATGGCTAAATACAGAGGAAAGAAGCAACTGAGTGACACTAATAAAAGCACCATTTGTTGAGCGAAGAGCAATCATGTTATGAATTCACGTAAATGCCCTTTGCAGTCTTAACATTATTAAGTCTAGCAAGCAATCAAGGGTTGGTGGCAAATCAGTTTGCCACCGTTTAATGATCATTTAGTGATGACAAATGCTTGGCGTTTTAGGACACGGTTTTCCTGGCATGATATCCCAGAAGTCCCCCCAGCCAGACTCCATCTGGCATCTGCCTTTTCGTGTTTAAATCTTCATTTTGCCATTTGGGAGCCGTACCATCTATGACCCGCCAGCATTAGATTATAGGCCTGAGCTGCTTTTTTCTGGATTATAGGGCTCATACATTTCAGTGTGGAAAATGACACAAACGTCTACTTGTCTCAGGGAATTAACTGGTGAAAGTGAAGGGTGAGAATGACCAGAggcaatttaaattcaaaatatggACCACAGTGAGTACAGATAGCTGTGTATATGTTGTTAAGTGctcatagagagagagagagtgagagagagagagagagaaagagaaagagagagaggaatgcacTTACTGGCTAATTGTGGGACACATTATGacatgcaggttttcattcttTATATCTTGCAGGGAACAATGTTTGTGGACAAGAGGTTGATGGAGTGGCCATTTGCCAGTTCTTTTTGCTGGGCAGGTGTCATTTTGGAAACAAATGTCGTTTGTCACACAGGTGTGTCATCCTCTGCCTCCCGCCCACCCTGTGACCTCTTTCCATCATCACTCTGATTGCTTGCATTGACACAGTTGCTTAGTGTTGAGTCAATCATCAGAGGTTGGAAAATCATGGATCAGAAAGTGAGCCCTCCCCAGTATTTGCTAACCAGCACAATTCTTCTCccaggaggtggaactaattAGTAAAAGTGTGTTAATGGGTGGAAGAACCACATGTCAGAACTTTAACTTTCTGACCCCTAGACTTTCCACCTCTATCAATCACTCATTCAGTCTCCTCTTCTGTTCCCGCAGCCTGCCCCAGTCTGCCTCAAATGTCCCAGAGAGCAGACATGACACAGAACAGGATGCAGGAAACAGAAAGAAGGTTGGAAAGATGAAGAAAAtgcagaagagagggaaaaatgtGAAGGAAGTGGAGGGAAAAGGTGATTGCTCACTGTAATACGAGGCTTTAGATCCACAGCTTTAGTATAAACAGACTGGGAAGTTTTCCtcataaaacaaacataaaagatGACAAAACAATTAGTATTAAGTCAGTTAATGCAGAGCAGAAAACCAAGCTGGATTTGCTGTGGCTGTActgttgtgtatgtgtacagagAAATGCTGtggcatgtttttgtgtttagcATATACAACATTTGTTTGAATGATTAGAACAGTGCATGCTCCTTTAAGAGGGGGGATGCTCTCCGTAAGTCTCATTGCTCCAAGACCTATTGTGTCATCTGTCAACTTATATGTTGTATGTTATTATGTACACCACTGTATCAAGTAATGTACTATATACATTAATAACTTTCTCACTCTGTATCTTTCAACTCAGAATATACCAAGAAGCCTCGTATGCGTACAGCCGATGATGTAATTTCCAGGATTTTGTGGGATCCCTCCCTGGATCCGACCGATTTCAGTGTGGGGTACCTGGATCGCTTTCTGGGGGTGTTAGAACGTCCCTTTTCGGAATTCTCATGGGACACTGATATCTGCAGCTGTGACTACTCAGAGGAGCTGGCTCTTCCCAGACACAGGTTTCAGTATTTTACCTACAGGGGCCGACGTGTCTGGGACAGGGAGAGCAGGATGGATGGGGTTTTTGGCTCTACTGGGGGGCCACTTGAGCCTCCCTTTGCTGCAGGCGGTGAGAAGGAGGAAGGTAAGGACACCAAGTGGAACTGGAGTGATTGTGATTAAGGACATAAAAATCTGTGACTTTAACCATAATATGCCAATgtataaacaaaactaaaatgatcTGCTAAAATGATGATTTTGCTGTGTTCTAAATTCATGTCAGCGTCACGATGAGCTGGCAGCATAACAAGCTTTTCCACACTGTGTTCACAGGAAATGTATCGCAAGAAGCTAGACCACAGGAATCAGGAGGAGAACTACACGAAACGTGCGACGAACTTCGAGAAGAAAGCACCAGTGGCCATGCAGGAGAAGCCCGTGATCAGGACAGCTTTCACATGCATCCTGGGGTCGAcgaggagaaagagacaggagacctctctcacacattGGCTGAGGTAGCAGGAGACCCTCAAAGCAGCCAAAAGTGCTTTCTCAATGACACCCCGCAGGGCACTCAGACTGCAGGAGTCGAATCAGAAACGTGTGAAAAGGAAGCAGTTGATGTCTCTGAGTTGTCTATGTCGACAGCCGAAATGTCTGTCTCTGAGAGAGGTAATGCCAACAGAGAAGGAAGTGATGGAGAACAGGAGGAGTGGAAAGAGGAatgggaagaggaagaaaaagaacagtTGTCATGGCAGCTTTGGTCTTCATCCAAACAGGGCTCCCGCTCGCCAGTTGAAACCGAGGTAATTCCAAGAAGTATTGCAAATGGAACCCTGCACTTACCGCAAGTGGGAAGTCAGTCAGTTAACACAAATAACTTTAGTTCCTACTGCATCGGCTCAAAAAGCATTATCAGAAGAGTTTTGGGGAAAACAAACCACAATGCATTgacaagaaatgtgtttttaaatttaatttcacttttgaaaacttaaACACGCATGAACGCAGCTGCGGTTGCAGATAATTGCATTCCAAATCATCTATTATCTTAGTCTTTGCTGTGTTGACTGTGTTGCAACACGTGCTCAGTAATCATTTATGTTTCTCCAGTAAATTTCATTCAAATCAAGCCCATACAGGGAAGTACTGACCAACCAGGTCAGATGTTTAacccaaaatgtattaattttccTCCCCTAGAAACAGAGTCCGGTCTTCAGGGGCGGAGCCAGGTCAGAGCCTCTGGGGCAGCGGCAGAGGCCTAGCAGGGGGAGGCCCACTCACTTCATCACTTTTCGCGCAGACACGCCCACGTTACTCTCGGGGTTACAAGGCCTCCGGGAGGAGatcacctccctcttcccctgctCCGCCCCTCACTGGGTCTCCCCCGAATCCCTCCACATCACGCTCAGCCTCCTGGTCCTCTCAGGGCCCGAGGAGGTCAGTAGGGCCTGCAAGATCCTGAGGGAGTTCGCTCAGAAACGCAGCCAGCcgccgctctccctctccttcccgccGAAGCTGGACCATTTTGGAGGAAGGGTCCTTTTCCTCACACCACAACCCCTGTCTGGGCTTCAGTCTCTAAACAGACCCCTGCAGGAGGTGTACGGCAAGCAGGGCTGGCTTCACAGGGACTCCGTGTCCCCCAATTACCACCTGACGCTAGCAAAGATGAAGGGAAatgagggtgagagagtgttCAAGGGAGTGGTGGACATGTACAGCGTGGCTCGATTGAGGGCCATAGATTTCGGGAAACTGGTTGTGaatcagctgtgtctgtgtgtgaatggcaaATCCAAGATGGAGGATGGTTTTTACGAGACTCTCTGTGTAGTGAACCTCCAGTGAGGAAATGTGagagtgaaaatgaataaacGTGTGGTTGTGTCAGTGAAGGAGCATGCCAGAAGGGACAGGAGGTTGAGAGGTTGAGGCTGAGGAGTGATGAGATTAGTTTACCAAGGTGGAGAATAGGACCAAAGCACTGGCACAGCCCATTtagtttgcattttatttagcatGGCACCTTTTGCATTGATGTTTTCATAGTAGTATGCCACATAAAACGTTCCCAAAGCAGGGTGGCTATGTGGATTTCAGTGGTGTCTTGAGATGGAGTCACAGAATGGTTTGTGAGTCACTGACTGCAAACAAAACTGTGTACCACACAAAAGCTCGTCCAGATTGGGAGGGAGAGCGTTGTCTTTCACTGTGGACAACAGCTTACCTGCAAGTGCCTGGTGAAACGCTGAGGgccattcattacattacattcatttagcagacgcttttatccaaagcgacgtacaaaagtgcattttcatgatcgtagacaactgctgaacacgggttcagtaaggtacaattacttattttgtacagccatTCGAGCAGGAGGAACCCTGATTAACTTAAACCCACAGTACAGGTAGGAGGGAGTTCCTTTGTCTTCCTGCGTAGTCCTGGTCCCTAATGAAGGACCTGGATGAGAAGTTGCAGTTTTGAAGCTGTTGGGCTCAGCCATGGGGAAGGctgtttgcttgtttaaaaaatgaaattcacatCGATCTACTCTGACACTGATCTACAAAGTGGCTATATTGTGCCACACAAGTCTTTTTGTTATGCCCTGAAGGTTTGATTTCCCTTTGTATGGTGTCAGATCTGACTCCACAGCTGGGCTGGTTTGGCAGATCGCGTAGCTTCTCTTTAACGTTCCGCTGCTCTATCGTTAGCGCTCCCCTATAGCCTGTTCAGTTTGCGGTGGCGTTTTGTTGCCGGTAGGATTAGCTTTCGCAAGCACCTCAGCTCTGCCATGATATCACCGCTCCGCACGGTAACACTGCCCAAGGCTGTCTGTGAGGTCAGCGCAGGAGTACTGCTCAGGCTGATCTTGCGTGCCCTGGGAAAAAATAACCATGGAAACGCAAGCTGGCTGGGGGCGTGGTGGTGGGAAGGCAGAAAAAGATAACAAGTGACTTGGTAATACATGGGTTAagataaataatggatggagcTGCTAAGAGAATGTGCCTGAATGTACTAATTGTGAAGGAAGCAAGGAAGCACTTTTTTCCACTAATAGCTGCATACCTCCTTTTCCATGGGAACCCATGGGAATGGCAGCACAGCATGGAGGGTGGGGAGTGCTGGGTGTCTAAACCAAAGCTTACAGACTCACTTCCCCGCTTAGATGCTGTTCATATCTATATGTATGAACAACGCTCATGGAAATTGAAGGAGAATGAATCACTAACCAAATCAAGTCAACTATCAAATTTATTCTTTGATCTGCCATaagaaacatgcacatgcactttaatgcacatgcattttgttttaattttgcaaTGATGTTTCTGAGGTGTTTCTTTGTGGCAGTGTCATGAAAAGACGCTGAAAAATGAATCATCGATACCTTAATATCCTGAATGTGCAATAGCACGTGCTGCACATTTGAAAACACAACTTGGGACCAACATCAGTGCGCACAAAATCTTGGTTTCTGTTTGCTTTAAATGTTAATtgacaaatatttaataactCTTTAAGGTGAATCAATCTtagtaaatcatttttttaaaagtaatttttacTGCAGTGGGCGTTAAATATGACACTGGTGTCTAATTATAATCATTTCATGCAGTCTGAGGGGTATGGGGggttaaatgaaatgataaaaatgatttgtgaTGTATCCTGCTTTTATGTGCTGTATTATGTAACTTAAATGTCCCCTGGTGAATCAGCCTTGGACATCATTGTGTACTGTTATGTTTGACTTTTAAAATGGCTATTTGTAtcaaatgtttaattatattttggatataaatacatttgcacTACTATCAAACtctattatttttcatatgtctAATTATGGAATTGGTGCTCATTTctttaaacagaaaacaggtgAGTTGATATATGATCACTGGTGACAGTGGAACCGTCTTGCACATAGAATTTGTTTCTGAGATACTGAGGGTTAATTCACTGAATAACTCTTGCATGCttggtgtaattttttttctggctgtctcTAGACTCACGCATACAtccgtacacacgcacgcacgcgcgcccacacacacacacacacacgtgcacacacacactgagtcactgtgTTCGCACTCCCGCTTTGGGTCTCGTTATCTTTCagcttcccctcccccactcttgctctctcagtGACACAGAAAAACGAacgccaccccctccctctcccactcctgcGCTTGCCCCTCCATCCTCCAatcgcacacaaacacccctctctctcgctgtctccctccactgtttgtgtttattgtttttttttaatccccccTTTTCTTTCGGTCAGACCATCCAGACCGTGGAAGAGAGAGCaactctccatttctctctttctgtctttctctcccattCCATCTGCTTCCATCTCAGAATT carries:
- the leng9 gene encoding leukocyte receptor cluster member 9 isoform X1; protein product: MAAERASLPCGSDEDLRTRPLDEHMSSNVGESLNPGETVVGRDNKAKPQDDLSGNNVCGQEVDGVAICQFFLLGRCHFGNKCRLSHSLPQSASNVPESRHDTEQDAGNRKKVGKMKKMQKRGKNVKEVEGKEYTKKPRMRTADDVISRILWDPSLDPTDFSVGYLDRFLGVLERPFSEFSWDTDICSCDYSEELALPRHRFQYFTYRGRRVWDRESRMDGVFGSTGGPLEPPFAAGGEKEEGNVSQEARPQESGGELHETCDELREESTSGHAGEARDQDSFHMHPGVDEEKETGDLSHTLAEVAGDPQSSQKCFLNDTPQGTQTAGVESETCEKEAVDVSELSMSTAEMSVSERGNANREGSDGEQEEWKEEWEEEEKEQLSWQLWSSSKQGSRSPVETEKQSPVFRGGARSEPLGQRQRPSRGRPTHFITFRADTPTLLSGLQGLREEITSLFPCSAPHWVSPESLHITLSLLVLSGPEEVSRACKILREFAQKRSQPPLSLSFPPKLDHFGGRVLFLTPQPLSGLQSLNRPLQEVYGKQGWLHRDSVSPNYHLTLAKMKGNEGERVFKGVVDMYSVARLRAIDFGKLVVNQLCLCVNGKSKMEDGFYETLCVVNLQ
- the leng9 gene encoding leukocyte receptor cluster member 9 isoform X2, with the protein product MKKMQKRGKNVKEVEGKEYTKKPRMRTADDVISRILWDPSLDPTDFSVGYLDRFLGVLERPFSEFSWDTDICSCDYSEELALPRHRFQYFTYRGRRVWDRESRMDGVFGSTGGPLEPPFAAGGEKEEGNVSQEARPQESGGELHETCDELREESTSGHAGEARDQDSFHMHPGVDEEKETGDLSHTLAEVAGDPQSSQKCFLNDTPQGTQTAGVESETCEKEAVDVSELSMSTAEMSVSERGNANREGSDGEQEEWKEEWEEEEKEQLSWQLWSSSKQGSRSPVETEKQSPVFRGGARSEPLGQRQRPSRGRPTHFITFRADTPTLLSGLQGLREEITSLFPCSAPHWVSPESLHITLSLLVLSGPEEVSRACKILREFAQKRSQPPLSLSFPPKLDHFGGRVLFLTPQPLSGLQSLNRPLQEVYGKQGWLHRDSVSPNYHLTLAKMKGNEGERVFKGVVDMYSVARLRAIDFGKLVVNQLCLCVNGKSKMEDGFYETLCVVNLQ